From the genome of Croceibacterium atlanticum:
CGGACGGGCAATGGAAGATCCGATCTATCGCGGCGTTTTGATGACCGCGTAAGGCCGGTTCGCAAGCAACAAGGGAAAGGGCGGGCATGGCGCCGCCGGCAAGCCGCCGTACGGGAAGCAACAAGAAGGCGCAGATGGGCGTCTTCACTGGTTATGTCGTCGCCGGGATCGGCGCGCTGATCGGTGCCACCTTGCTGATTATCTCCATCTGGCGACCCGAAACCTTTTCTGGAATCCGGACCGCGGCCAGCGACGTGGCCTCCCCGGCGGGGGAGATCGGGGCAGAAGCGCGCACCGAAGGGCGCGGCATTTTTGCCGCCATCGCCGGATATTACCGTGCAGGCAGCCGCAATGCGGAACTGGAACGGGAAATCCGCATCGCCCGCGTGAAACTGGCAGAAGCCGAAGCTGTCGAGCAGGAGAATGAGCGGCTGAAGGCCGTGCTCGCCCTGTCGGCCGGGCAGACTGAGCCTGTGGCCTATGCCCGGCTGATCGGCGGCACTTCCTCCAGCGCCCGCAGGTTCGCCTATCTTTCAGCTGGCCGCGATGACGGGGTGAAGCCGGGAATGCCGGTCAGTTCTCCCATGGGGCTGGTCGGCCGTGTGCTGGAAGCGGGGGCGCGCAGTTCACGCGTGTTGCTGCTGACCGATCCGGAAAGCATGATCCCGGTGCGCCGGGCGACCGATGACGTGGTGGCCTTTGCCGAAGGGCGCGCCGATGGTTCGCTGCGGCTGCGGCTGGTCAATCTGGGCATCAATCCGATCAGGGAGGGCGATGTGTTCGTCACTTCCGGTGCGGGCGGATTGTTCCGGCCCGGTACGGCCGTGGCACTGGCGACGGAGATCACGAAAGACGGCGCCATTGCACGCCTGCTGAGCAATCCGGCCGCCACCGATATCGTGGTGGTTGAACCCGTCTGGCAACCCGAAGCCGTAAGGGCCGTCACCATGCCGGACGCATCCGATCAGGCCGAAGGCGACTGATGGAGCGGCTCAATCCGCAGGCGCGGCGGGACGCGTTCGGCAGCAAGATCAATCGCGACCATTTGCCCCTCCTCGTTTACGGTGTGCCGTGGCTGACGATATTGCTGGGTTCGCTGACCCCGTGGTTGCCGATTATCTCGCCGGCGCCAGTCATGCCGCCCATGGCGTTGCTGATGATGCTTGGCTGGCGGCTGCTGCGTCCGGGGGTGCTGCCCCTGTGGGCCGGCCTGCCGATCGGGCTGTTTGACGATCTCTTTTCCGGGCAACCGTTGGGCAGCGGTATCTTGCTGTTCTCACTCGCCCTGATTGCAGTCGACCTGATCGAAATCCGTTTTCCCTGGCGCAGCTTCTGGCTGGACTGGCTGACCGCCACGGCAATCGTCGCCATCTATCTGTTTGCCTGCGCGGTAATTTCCGGGCTGGCCTTCAACCCTGTACAGCTTCGGGTCATTCTTCCGCAGCTATTGCTGTCGATCGTGCTCATCCCCATTCTTGCCCGCGTGATTTCCCTGCTCGACAGATTCCGCCTGATGCGTATCCGGCGCCTGCGCTGACCCATGGCCCTGAACAAGTTCACCTCCAGTTCGCTTCGGCAAAGTTTCGACCGCCGCAGCTTCATAGTGGGCGGTATCCAGGGCGGCATTGGCGTGCTGCTGGCGGCGCGCATGGGCTATATCGCCGTGGCCGAGAACGAAAAATACGAGATGGAGGCGGAAAGCAACCGGGTAAACCTGTCGCTCATCCCGCCCCGCCGTGGCTGGATCCTCGACCGCAATGGCGCACCGCTGGCATCGAACAGGGCCGATTTCCGGATCGATATTTTTCCCGACAGGCTCACCGATGCCGATGCAACGGTGGAACAGCTCAGCGATCTGCTGAACTTCTCGCCGGCGGAAAAAGAGGATCTGCGCGACAGGCTGGACAAGTCGGCAGGATTTCAGCCCGTTCCTGTGGCCAGCGGGCTGGAGTACGAAACATTCGCCGCGGTCAGCGTGCGCTTGCCGGACATGCACGGTGTCGTGCCGCAGCGCGGTTTTTCCCGCTATTACCCGACCGGGGCGAGCGTGGGCCATCTGATCGGCTATGTCGGCCCCGCCTCGCGCGAGGAGTATGAGGCCGATCCCAGCCCCCTGCTTGTCACGCCCGGTTTCAAGGTCGGCAAGGACGGGCTGGAAAAGCAGTTCGAACAGACATTGCGCGGCGAACCGGGCGCAAGGCGGGTGGAAGTCACCGCCTCGGGCCGGATTGTCCGCGATCTCGAAACGAGAGAAGATGTCCAGGGGAACGCGATCCGGCTGACGATCGACGGCCCGTTACAGGATTATGCAGCCCGGCGCATCGGGCTGGAATCCGGTTCCGTCGTGGTGATAGATTGCCTGACCGGCGATTTGCTCTGCATGGCGTCCATGCCCAGCTTCGATCCCAACAGCTTTTCCGACGGTATCGGCCGCGTGGAATACCAGATGTTGCGGGATGACGAACGGG
Proteins encoded in this window:
- the mreC gene encoding rod shape-determining protein MreC, translated to MAPPASRRTGSNKKAQMGVFTGYVVAGIGALIGATLLIISIWRPETFSGIRTAASDVASPAGEIGAEARTEGRGIFAAIAGYYRAGSRNAELEREIRIARVKLAEAEAVEQENERLKAVLALSAGQTEPVAYARLIGGTSSSARRFAYLSAGRDDGVKPGMPVSSPMGLVGRVLEAGARSSRVLLLTDPESMIPVRRATDDVVAFAEGRADGSLRLRLVNLGINPIREGDVFVTSGAGGLFRPGTAVALATEITKDGAIARLLSNPAATDIVVVEPVWQPEAVRAVTMPDASDQAEGD
- the mreD gene encoding rod shape-determining protein MreD, which gives rise to MERLNPQARRDAFGSKINRDHLPLLVYGVPWLTILLGSLTPWLPIISPAPVMPPMALLMMLGWRLLRPGVLPLWAGLPIGLFDDLFSGQPLGSGILLFSLALIAVDLIEIRFPWRSFWLDWLTATAIVAIYLFACAVISGLAFNPVQLRVILPQLLLSIVLIPILARVISLLDRFRLMRIRRLR